A genomic segment from Oryctolagus cuniculus chromosome 14, mOryCun1.1, whole genome shotgun sequence encodes:
- the SRD5A1 gene encoding 3-oxo-5-alpha-steroid 4-dehydrogenase 1 has protein sequence MEQAEPRVLDALAYLECFLGPLCFVLLKLLGSPYGRYAPQWPGLRVSARVAWVVQELPSLAWPLYECGRAAAERLHHWPSRILLAMFLVHYMQRTLIFPFLIRGGKPTPVYACAMAFLFCAYNGYLQSRYLSQYAVYPDDWLTDPRFLSGFALWFLGLLINIHSDHILRNLRRPGETGYKIPRGGLFEFVTAANYFGEITEWCGFALASWSLQGSAFAMFTFCVLLTRAEQHHQWYLEKFEDYPKFRKILIPFLF, from the exons ATGGAGCAGGCGGAGCCGCGCGTGCTGGACGCGCTCGCCTACCTGGAGTGCTTCCTGGGCCCGCTGTGCTTCGTGCTGCTCAAGCTGTTGGGCTCGCCCTACGGTCGCTATGCGCCGCAGTGGCCCGGCCTGCGGGTGTCGGCGCGGGTCGCCTGGGTCGTGCAGGAGCTGCCCTCGCTGGCCTGGCCGCTGTACGAGTGCGGCCGCGCGGCCGCGGAGCGCCTGCACCACTGGCCCAGCCGCATCCTGCTGGCCATGTTCCTGGTCCACTACATGCAACG GACCCTGATCTTCCCGTTTCTGATCCGAGGAGGGAAGCCAACACCGGTGTATGCGTGTGCAATGGCGTTCCTGTTCTGTGCCTACAACGGCTACTTGCAGAGCAGGTACCTGAGCCAGTATGCAGTCTATCCCGACGACTGGCTGACAGACCCTCGGTTCCTCTCAG GCTTTGCCctgtggttcctggggctgctgaTAAACATCCATTCAGACCACATCCTGAGGAATCTCCGGCGACCAGGGGAGACGGGATACAAGATACCCAGGG GAGGCCTGTTTGAGTTCGTGACCGCCGCCAACTACTTTGGAGAAATCACGGAGTGGTGCGGCTTCGCCCTGGCCAGCTGGTCCCTGCAAGGCAGCGCCTTTGCCATGTTCACGTTCTGTGTCCTGCTCACCAGAGCGGAGCAGCATCACCA GTGGTACCTCGAGAAGTTTGAAGACTACCCGAAGTTCAGAAAAATTCTGATCCCCTTCTTGTTCTAA